DNA from Serinibacter salmoneus:
AGCGTCAGGGCGGCGGCCTGCCATGCGCGCAGATTGCCGGCGGTGCCCCAGGCGGCGCGCTGCGGGAAGGCCGGGGAGAGTTGCTCGGCGGCAGAGCGGGAGGGGTGTGCGGGCGTGCGGGCAGGCTCGTGCAGGGAGTCGAACAGGTCACCCTGCTCGCTCGGCTGCTGCTGCGGCGTGCCCTGGGGTCCGCCGATCACGAGGGCGTGCCGGCGTCACCGCCGGAGCCACTCGACCCACCGGAATCTCCGCCGCCGTTCATGCTCGCGTAGATCTCCTTGCAGGCGGGGCACACCGGGTAGCGGTCCGGGTTGCGGGTGGGCAACCAGATCTTGCCGCACAGCGCGATCACCGGTTCCCCGGACATCGCGGCCGCGAGGATCTTGTCCTTGGGCACGTAGTGCGCGTACCGGTCGTTGTCCCCGGACTGCTCCTGGTGCCGGGTCTCGGTGCGCTCGAGCGTGCTGGTGGAGCCCTCCGTGGCGGGCCCCCCGGGGGCGCTCGGAGCTCCGGGGGCGCTGGGTGGCAACGGCTCGCTCATGGCGCCCAGTCTACGCGGCCACCCCCGGCGAGGAAAAAAGCGAGGCGCGGGAGGAGCAGGAACACACCTACTCTTCCCGCGCCCGGCGCGGTCGGGCCGTGGGCCCGATGGCTCACTTGCCGACGGCGGCCTTCAGCGTGGAACCGGCGGACAGCTTGACGCCGTAACCGGCGG
Protein-coding regions in this window:
- a CDS encoding DUF3039 domain-containing protein — encoded protein: MSEPLPPSAPGAPSAPGGPATEGSTSTLERTETRHQEQSGDNDRYAHYVPKDKILAAAMSGEPVIALCGKIWLPTRNPDRYPVCPACKEIYASMNGGGDSGGSSGSGGDAGTPS